TGTTGTATGTCTGGTGTGGCTTGGTTTTTTAATTCCATAGCCAGGGTTTTTATTTTTATCGATTTTTATATTTAAGGAAGAGTATGGGTGATGCAATAGATAAGCGGATATCTGTAAGCGACCTGCCGCACTTTTTATTTAGTCAATCTAAGTTTTTTACTAAGGTGCAGTCTTATGATGTCAAAGATAAAAGTTACCTTAATATCGCTGAAGGAATACTGGGTGATAACTGGGAAATCAAACGAAGAGAGGCCTGGTATGTTGCTAAACCTCATTCAGTTGAACTACCCAGACACGGATTTAAGATCCATATTTCATTGATATCCAGCCTTACCCCAGAGGCACTCAAGAATATTCTTCCTGTTCTGGCCGAGTTTGGCGTGGCATTTAAATTTTTGGTTGATGCTCATATCCAGGATTTCTTTAATTCACAAGCTTGTAATAAGGTGTCATCCGGTAAGTTTTTAACCGCCTATCCAGCCAGTCAAGCTGAGTTTGAGGCCGTTATAGAGGCGCTTCTCACCGTGACTGAAGCGTACTATGGACCTTATATCTTAAGCGATCGTGCGTATAAAGAGAGTCGTTGTGTATTTTATCGCTATGGCACGTTTGCAGGCAATAAAGAATGCGATGTGACTGGTGCTTCGAAACCCGTTGTTATTAATGAGCTGACAGGAGAGACTGATCTTCGTTTACCTTACTTCCAATTGCCCGAATGTATAACGGATCCATTTCCTTGTCCTGATGATGATTCAGAATCTGAGTTGCTTAATCATCGCTATGAAGTCGTCGATGCGTTAGCGAGTCACTCCAGCAAAGGCGGGGTATATCTTGCCAGGGACAAAAAGTCTGGTTTGACAGTCGTTATAAAAGAGGCGCGTCCTTATATTAACCGCAGCCTATTAAATGAGCACGACGCAATTTCCGGCTTGATCCATGAGGCCCATATTTTACGACGACTTGAACACACAGGTGTGACGCCTAAAGTCGTCGAGGTGTTCAAAGAATGGCAGCATCAGTTTTTAGTGCTGGAACATATCCCCTTTGAAACTCTCAATTATAGAGATTGGGAAAATCACAACATATTGATAAATGATCAAGGCGAGCAGGCGCTCCAGCTCTGCCAGCGCTATTTCTTATTATTAGCTAATATTATCAAAGCGGTTGAGCTGGTTCACCAGACAGGCGTTATCATTGGTGATATTGCACCGCAAAATATCCTGATACACCCCGAGACGTTAGAGGTTAAGTTGATTGACCTGGAGGGGGCATATGATCAACTTAACGAACAATTTTACGCCAGGATAACCAGTCGTGGTTTTTCCGAATACGATAAAAACAAACGCAGAAAACCCACCGTGGATGAGGATTGGCAAGCTGTGAGTGCATTGTGTGTTCATTTGTTGCATCCGGTGTGTCCTCTTTTTGCCTTAAACCCGGCAATCAAGAACACATATTTAAGCACATTGGTAAAAAGCCATGGTTTGCCAGAGTGCATGTCAGAGGTTGCTATGCTGCTACAGGCTGCGCAAGTTGACAAAGTGAAACAAGTGATAGCCACTACGTTAAGGCAATTAACGGCGTCAGCCGCTCAGACAGGCTTATTTGAACGAAAAAGGCTGAATCTGGATGAGGGCGAGTGTACGCAATTATTGAAAAAGATGGCCGATGGCCTGGCCCATTTTATAGATAACCCGGTTGGAGAAAGCACTTTTCCCGTCGACTATCGGGCCTTGAGCACCCACCCCTATAGCGTATCTTATGGCCAGTTTGGGATTTTTTACTATCTCAGAAAGTACACAAATATCGTAGCCGAACCTTTAGTGCAAAAAGCCATTGATGAGCTCATGGCACTGAATATGGCAAACATGCCTCCGGGCCTATACTCAGGTCTGTCTGGCATTGCCTGGGTGATGTATGAGTGCGGGTATCAGTCAGATGCAACCTGTTTAATGAAGCTAGTACTGAAAAACGACCTGCGTCATGATGCTTGTGATTTGTTTTACGGTGCGGCTGGTTGGGGATTAGCGTGCTTACAATTTTACAGCAAAACTCAACAGCCCGAGTTTTTGCAGGGGGCAAAAGAAGCTGCAGAGATAATCACCAATCAGCTAAACGAGCATCAGGGCACCTTGTATTACAAAAACCTGGACGGTCAGCCATATTCCGGTCTGCTCCATGGTAATGCCGGTATAGCACTGTTCTTTTTACGTTTGTACCAGGTTACGCACAATCAGGAAGACTTACGCCTCGCTACACGTTGTCTGCAGTTTGAAATTGACAGAGGTGAGCGAATTAATAACGAGCTGGTCTGGCGCAAAAACTACAATGAAAAAACCACTTATCCATACTTGCAGTTCGGCTCGGTTGGTGTGGGTTGTGTGTTGTTACGTTTTTACAGTGTAACTCGGGAGGCAAAATACCTCGCGCTTGCACAAGAGATTGCACAGGCAACCCAAGGCAAATTTTGTATCTATCCAGGTGCTTTTGTTGGCATGAGCGGCATAGGTACATTCTTTCTGGATTTATATCGGGTAACCAAAGATGCGCAATATCTCAGGGAGGCGAACTCAATTGCTTACAGAGTGAGTTTGTATCAGTGTGCAGTAGGAGAAGGGGTTGCGTTCCCGGGTGATAAACTGGCCGGACTCACCACAGATTATGCAACTGGAACGGTTGGCGTCGGCTTTTTCTTGTCTCGTTTGCTGAATGATGGACAAGGAAGAGAACTATTTCTTGACCCCGACTTGTCAGGTCTGGAGACCTGCGAACAGGCAGCAAAAGTACAACTGGACTCGATGGAATGATGCTTAATAATTTAATCAATGTCAGTCAGCAGGGCGGCTCGTCAGAGTTTGAACATATGGTGGGGGCATTGGATAGTGCATTTGATTTTACGCATACTGAAGCGTCTCAGGACTTTACCGGAGGGGCATTTGTCCAACTGTATGACTTGACAAAGGGCTTTTATCAAACACATTTTCAGCATATTTATCAGCACTATGTCCCATTGTACTTTTCTCTTTGGAAACTGAGAGTCAAAGATACGATAGGGCTGGACAATACACATCAGGATGGTGGTATTCATTACTTCGCAGGTAATGGGTATCAATCGAGAATGATCACGCTCTGGACTGCACTGCACAAAGATCCTATGCCGAGTTTATCAGCAAGTGATTTGGGTTTGTTTGTGGTTGATAGTGAAAACCCGAGCCACTTTACACTCTATGAGCAACTGGCACAGACTAACACGCATTATTATCGCAGTGCTCCCGGTCTGTTGCGGGATATCAGGCAGATTGGCAATTCATCGGTTTGTTATGATGAACACACACTTGAGCGGCAAGTGTACGATTATGTGAATGGGACAACAATACAGTTTAATAGTCATCTGTTGCATGGGACGAACAGCATTGCTGAACAGGCACATCTAAGTCGCAAAGAATATGACTGTTTCAGAGCAGCTTTGACCAGCGTCTGGATCCATCGGGATGATTTCAATCATGCGATTTTAAATATGCACCTGGAAGACTATGCGCAATTATACCTTGCCGGAATTGAGCCAAAGGAGTGGGCTAAAATTAAGTGTCAGCAGGCGCACTTATGCAATAAGGAGATTGGACGCATAGAGACCATTATTCAGTTGGCACGCCATCATCTGAGTAACCAGGCTCTCCCGGAGGCCGGCTTATGATCCCGCTGAGTGTTGATATCTCCGATGCATCTCATTTTCATGAAAACACCACTTTAACTGGCTTATCTTGCTCATATGATGGTCGTTACTTTTTGCTGAGTTCAGATCAATCTGGCTGTGCGAATGTGTATCGGGTCGCCACTGAGGTCAACAGAATTGAGCAACTAACCCACTTCGCCACTCAACCGACGTTTGCCATTAGTTATTTTCCCAGGGACAGCCGATTTTTGTACCGCCAGGATCAGTGTGGAGATGAACTTGATCATATTTGGGTCCATGAACCAGACGGGCAGCGTCGGGATCTAACGCCCGGTGACGGTCTCAAAGCCAGCTTTTTACAGTGGAGTGACAGCGGTGAGCAATTTTGGCTGATACATAACCAGCGAGACGCCAGTGTTTATGATGTCTACTGCTATTGTGCAGCTGATTATACAAACCAGCGTGTCTTTACCAATTGTGATCAGGTTAACGTCTGTGACATCAGCCGCGATGGGGTGTGGCTGGCGTGTGAACAAGAATTGAGCAGTAGAGCAAATCAGTTAGTGTTTTATCGCTTAGACACATCAAAAGGTAAGCGTTGTGAATACCAGCCCCGTTATTGGGTAGGTAAAAGCGATATGCAGGCGCGGCACATGATAATGAGCTTTGCCCCGGATAGCCAAAGTGTGTTTTATACAAGCGATCTAGATTGTGAACATAAGAATGTGTGGGTGTTAGATTTGGTGACGGGAAAAACCGCCGAATTGATACGGCTTGGCTGGGATGTGACTGCATTTTATTTTTCGCCTTCGGGACGTTATCAAATCTGTGAAGTGAACCGGAATGCTAAAGCCTGCCTCCAGGTTACAGATACCAATACACAGAAGCCCTATCTCTTATCCCGCGAGGAAGACGCGGCAACAGGGTTGTGTTTTTCGCCCGATGAAAGCCGGGTTGGTTATTACACCGAGAGCTGTGTTTGTCCTGCCAGTTTGCACATTCACTACATTGATGGGAGCAATGATCGGCTAATTCAGGCGCAAAACCCTAAGTTGCCTCAGCAACGCCTTGTGCGGGCTGAAGTCGTTCATTATCGCAGTTTTGATGGGCTATCTATTCCAGCGTTGTTATATCGTCCCAGTGAGGCAAGTGCTGATAACCCTGCTGCGGCCATGCTCTGGATACACGGAGGACCCGGGGATCAGTCACAGCAAAAATTCGATCCTGTGATTCAACATTTGGTGAGTAATGGTTATGCGGTGTTGGCTGTGAATCATAGGGGGTCAACGGGCTACGGGAAAACCTTTTTCCATATGGCAGACAGGCAACACGGTGATGTTGATTTAGAAGATTGCCTTTATGCCAAACACTATCTTAGTAGTCTGGACTGGGTGGATGGTCAGCGCATTGGCATTATGGGCTGCAGTTATGGCGGTTTTCTGGCTCTGGCAGCATTAACATTTAAGCCGGATATATTTGCACTGGCGATTAATATCTTTGGTGTGACAAATTGGTTGCGTACCTTAAATAGTATACCTCCCTGGATGGGGGGAGTTCGCAAGCGAATTTATGATGTTATGGGAGATCCTGCCCTGGAGCATCAGCGCCTTAAGCAGGTGTCACCTTTGTTTCATGCTTCGCAAATCTGTCGTCCTCTGTTGGTAGTACAGGGAAAAAATGATCAAAGAGTATTACAGATTGAGAGTGATGAAATTGTGCAAGCTGTGAAGCGCAATGGTGTGCCAGTGGAGTACTTGTTGTTTGATGATGAAGGGCACGGGTTTAATCGCAGAGCAAACCTTATTGCAGCATCTAATCACTATCTCAATTTTCTTAATCAGTATTTGTAGCGACGAATTCGCAGTTGTCGAGACATATATATAACTTAACCCAATTTGGATGGATATGACCACTTCACTATTAACTGACCATCACGTTTATCCCAGGTCAACCTTGCCTGGGCGCGAGCGTTGGCATATTGAGGGTCTATTGAACCAGCCACTGCTTGCTAAGCATCTGAGTAGCTATATGAATAAGCAGGTCGGAATGGTGAAAGTGACGGCCAATCCTCTGACAGGCAGGGTTTTATTGTTGTTTGATCCGTCTTGTTGGCAAACGAAAACAATACGGAAACTACTAAAGCAAGCATTTCAGTACAGTCAAAAACAAACCGGTTGCGCAGAGAGTCATAGTACTCCGCGTCACAAAGGGCTGGCTGGAATCAAACAAAGGCTTAATGAAAACCACTTGTACAGCCTAGTTCAACGGATTGAAGATGAGCAATGTCGGGTATTGAGGAACACGGCAATAAGAGCCAGTGCCATCAACTCATTTTTTAAGATCCTATCGCCTATTATGACAGGCTTGATGATCTCAAGTGTGCTATCTCCGATTGCAGTATTAACAAAATTGGGGTTATCGCAAGGGGCTCAACTGGCATTCTTTACCGGTGCGTTTGGGCTGTCTAAAGGCGCTGAGTCGATCACTGCACATCATAAAAATGAACGTTGGAGCAAGTATTCCAATGAAATAGATAAAAAGATGAGTGAGCAGGTCTTTGCACACATACAGTCCTTACCTATGCCGTATTTAGACAGTCAAAGCCCTGACAAACTGCAGCATTTAGTTAGCCATGATGTGGATATTATAAAGCGATTTCTTAATTACACACCGGCTGAATTTACAGACAAAGCCACAACTATGTTGTTTAGTTCTGTGATCATACTTGCTATCTCTCCGGTGGCCTTCGCGCTTTGTTTGCTTCCGGTGCCATTTATTACCAGGCTCAATAAACGTCATCAGACGAGTATTCGTGAGCAGGCAAACAAAACGGACGATCTGACAGACAGCCACAGAAAAGTGCTATCGAATAATCTGAATGGCCTGTCTACGGTTAAAAGCTTTACAGCTGAACACATTGAGTATGAGCGGTTTTGCAGTGCTAAAGATGCGGCCAGCGAACACACTGTCAGGCTTGATAGGGAAAACTCCTATTACTCCAGTATGAATGAGTTGATCTTTGTTATGGGGATTATGGGGCCGGTCGTCTACGGTTGTATGAACGTTTTGCGTGGCGGCATCGGTACTACTGAGTTTATGGTTCAGATTGGCATTGCCCCCAGCATACTAAACTCTGCGACCGGGCTGGAATATGGAAAGTCTCTTTACAGAGATGCCCATGCTGCGGCGGCTCGTCTGGATGCAGTATTGAATATAGCGCCTGAAGTGATTTCACGTGACGGCCAGCAACAGCTTACAGCCGGGGTTGGCAGCATAGCATTTAGCGATATACATTTTGGTTATTCGCAGCATAAGGTGATTAAAGGGGTTTCTTTTGAGGTTAAGGCCAACAAGAAAGTCGCCTTTGTTGGGCCAACAGGATCGGGTAAAAGCACATTGATCAAGCTTTTATTGGGCTTTTACCAGGCTCAGCAAGGTCAAATTTATATCGATGGTAATAATATAGAGCAGGTAAGTTTAAAAAGTTTAAGGCAGTCAATCGCATTGGTAAGCCAGGAGCCATTTTTATTTAACGGCACCATCTATGACAACCTGGTTTATGGTCGACCCTCCGCAACTTTTGATGAAGTCGTAGCGGCTTGTAAGATTGCGCAAGCTTATGAATTTATTGATGCTCACCCGGACGGGTTCAACGCTCAGATAGGCGAAAGAGGACACAAGTTGTCGGGTGGTCAACGCCAGCGGCTTTCCATTGCGCGAGCGGTGTTAAAAAATGCCGCAATACTGGTTTTAGACGAGGCCACGTCGGCGGTTGATAATAAAACCGAAGCTGCAATCAGGCAGGCTGTTGATTTAATATCACATACTTGTACTGTGATTATTATCGCTCACCGTTTATCGAGTATTCGGTATGTTGATACGATTTACCACATTAAAGAGGGAGAGATCAGTGAAGCCGGGACACATGAGCAGCTACTGGCAAGAAATGGCGATTATGCTGCATTGTGGCAATTACAAATTTCTGAACAAAAGAATTCACCTGCGATGAGGTAATGGGTAAACCAATGATTGATTGCTCTTTCCTGACGACTAAAAGGCTCGTACTTAAGAAGACTTTTTCTCGTGATAGATATCTTCTACATCTTCAATAACACTTTCAATTACTTGTTCAATGGGTTGGCCTTTATCCAGTGCCTGTGACACGTCTTCTCGCAGACTTTGGTCGCCTGCGCCTTTTTTGGTGGTAAATTGGGTGAACAAGCTTTGCCCGGTTTTACTTAAGCAATAGGAGTTTGCTGCAACAAACAGCATTCCGGCCGGGCCCAGTGCTAATTTAGCCGCAAGCCCCACGCCTACATGCGCCAGACCCAGTTTGCCTTTGCCCTGGGCCAGCAGGCTAACACCGGGAGTTAACAGGGCTTCGCCTGCGAGGCATGCTGTATCTTTTGCTATTTCTTTGTTGGTCCGTTTGACGCTCATTTTGATTATCCTTTCTAACGCATTGACTATTAAGTGTAATCATACTTTGTAAAAAATCCAGGCCAGGCGATGCGTATCGTTTCTTTGATGCACTTTTAACTTCTGATGATTGACGATATGCTGAGTTTTAAGAGTCAGGGATCAGGTAACGGGAGCGCGGTATCACGATATTTCTCTGATACTCTGACCATCATAGGAACACTAAAAGGAGTACATAGATGTTTTCACTCTGGCAAAAGAAAAATTCGGTTAAGTCTATTGCACGCCAGCTGCCTGTGCGATTGGTTGAATCCTACACCAGACAAGAATATTACTCTGTTGAGCAGGTCACTGAAGTGTTTAGTCAGGTTTTTAGTCATGACCATAATCAGGCCTATGCCTATGCAATGTTTTGTTCTCAGGCTGATTTTGACGGACTGCAGACCGGGCTGAGTTATGCTGAAATGCGAGCGGACGTAGGCAAGCATTGTTTTCATGATTGGCCGAGATTTAATTTTGAATCGTTACTTGCTTATGCACGCAGTACATACAGTGATGGTGGCTTTATTGCTGGAGGTGAGGGTGGTGGTGCAGACGGTGGCTGCGGTTAGATATACACCCACATTTATATCAGAAAACAGGCTCTGCCAAAGACTGTGAATGGCAGGCCTTGTTCTGGATACTCTGAATTAAAAATACAAATATGAGTCGCAGTGACACTGCGGGTCGTCTTTTAGCTCATCAATATGCACTTTGACTTTGCATTGCGAGCGCGCATCGTAAATTGTGACTATGTTGTGTTGCCTGTCTACACTTAGTACTTCGACCGGGTGCTTGTGATACTCCACCCATTCTCCGTTACGGACGTCTTCAATATTCATGATATTTCCCCCATTTGTTAGTGAAACGGCGCAAAGAGTTATCATCATATTGTTGTATTAATGAGTTTAGTGACAAAAGCAAAAAAGCCCAAGCAAAGTGCCCGGGCTTTCTGGTTTTCAGGGAGTGTAGTTAGAAGCTATAGCTGACGCTGAGCTTCACACTACGTGGCATAATGTAGCGGCCATTGGGGGCATCGGCATTACGCGGATCGCCTTCGGTGATGCCTTGCTCATCGGTAAGGTTATCAACCGATACCATCAGTTTTACCTGCTCAGTTGGCTCCAGGGTAAAGCCAAGGTCAAATTTTTCGTAGCCATCCAGCACTACTGTGTTCTCATTATTACCAAAACGGTCGTCTACGGCTGAAATTGTGCCGTATACAGTGGCAAACATATCACCGAGTTCAAACTCGTAACTCGGCGTCACCCGTACTTGCCAGCCAGGCTGACGTTGCGCTTCGTTGCCGATATTGTCCGGGCTTTCTGTGATTTCAGTTTTTTGCCAGGTCGCATTCATATTGACGCTAAAACCAGAGCTATGGTTAAAGTTGTAATCAACCTCAATACCCATGGCTTCGTTGGTCAGAATTTCGGCTGGGTCGCCAGGCTTGCGCACAAAGGTATCGCCTTGTACTTCATTGGCAAAGAGTGTGGCGAATACATCGCTGCTTTCACCCATGTATTTGTAACCAATTTCGGCTTGGGTTACTTCTTTGAACAGGCGCTCACCGCCCTGATAAGCGCCATAGTTGTCGCGAAAATCGTCGAAGTAAGGCATTTTGTAACCTTTATTCATACGTGCGAACACACCGCTTTGGTCATCCAGTTTAAAGTCGGCACCAAGAGTCCAGGACGTTTTGCGCTCATCATAGGTAACAAACTTATTGATGGTGCCATCCAGGTCTTCATCTACTGAGTAGTCTACTTCGTGTTTTTCACTACGCAGGCCGAGATCTAACGTCAGGGCGTCGGTGGCGCGATAGCTATGCGTAGTATAGAACGCTAATGTGGTTGCATCACCGGTACTGTTAATGTCGTAATTAAAACCACAGCCGTCTTCGCTGTTGTTACACTCGATGCCGGTGAGCATTTCACCGCCTGCGGCGAGCACGTGATAGGCTGAGTTGCCCAGGCTCCACCAGTCTTTTGCAGAGGTGGTGGCTGTATAAACACCAAAGGCGCTGTTCACCGACGAAAATTCTTTGCTGATGGCTAAGTCATTGGTAAAAGCCTCAATTTCTTTGAGCACGACCCAGCGGCCATAGTTTTGTACCATGGTATCACCGTCGTAAACTGTACCAGTGACTGAACCTGTTGCATTGATGCCATTGTCAGCTACGCTCGCCAGGGTTGTTGCAGCGCCATCAGGCACTAAACCATAGGTGTTTGCGTCACCGTTAGTCAGGCTAAAGCGGTCAATTAACTGCCAGCCGTTAGATAATTCGAGTTTCAGACTACCGCCTGAGACATGGCCTTTCCAGCCTCGGCCTTCACCTAAGTCAATTTCCATATCCTGACCAGCAACATGGATCACGGCCTGACGATTTAAGGTGCCTAGTTGCGTAAAGCCAGCGTCGACACCGTCTACATTAAGCGGGGTCGGCAGGTACCAGGCGCCTGTGTCGTCGGTTTGGCGGGTATAGACATTGAACTCACCATTATCGAACTCTTTGGTCAGATTAATGGTAAACTGGTGGCCCTTTTCTGAGGTGAAGCCTGCATCGCGGATCCCGGAAGAGCGTTTTGCGTAGCCACCAATCATATAATAGAAGTCGTCGCTCAGCTCACCGCTCAGCACGCCGTCGATGCGTTGTAAGCCATAATCTGAAGTAGTGTATTTAACTGTGCCTTCGGTCTCTTCTGAGCCGCGCTTTAGATGAAAGTTAGTAGTCAAACCTGGTTGGCCGTTTGAAACCACCGGGTTAGGGCCGCCGCGAAGGCCTTCCATACGGGCAATGGTCTCATCGAGGCGGAAAATCGAAGAGTTTTCCAGGAACGATAAAGTGGGAGCAGGGTAAATAGGAGAACCTTGCAGGCTAACGGTCAGGAATGGCGCATCTCCGCCGCCTGGGAAACCCCGGACAAAAACGTTAGCACCGGATTCGCCGCCTGAGCTCTCTACCCAAATACCAGGTACAGATTTAAGTAAATCTGCGGTGCTCTTGAGCGCCAAACGTTCAATCTGTACCGCATCCACGTTGGTTACTGCGAAACTGGCGTCCAGTTTACGAATACCAGCGCCGCCCGGAGTACCAGATACAATGATGGTTTCTACTTTTTTGTCTTGCTTAGTGGCTTGTTGTTCAGCCTGTGCAGCGCCCGATACGGCCATAGCTGTGGCCACCGCGGATGCGATTAAAGAGTATTTATTGCCTAGGTTCACAGGAACTGCCCCCTTGGTTGTCATATGTGTTGTCTGTGTCTGCACAGCTTTGGCTGTGCTCATTGCTATTGTTATACGCCGCTCTGTCGTGCTCATAATGACTCATTCGAGCTTATTAGCGCTCAGGTTGCACGCGGTGTCATTCTAAAATAGAACGTTATGCAAACGTTTGCAATAGGTGGTTTGCAACTTTTTTGGCACTTTACGGCAAGCCTGTAACTGAACCGATAAGTGAAAAATCAAAAAGAGAAAAGGTAAGACAGGTAAGCAAACGCTGCGCTATAATGCGGTTAATGGGTATTGAAATTGCCTTTAAAACTAATATATTCAAATTGTTACAATGGTTCTTTGGTGGTGCGTTATACATGCAGTCAAAAAAAATGAAACTCGCGGATCTGGCAAAATTAGCTGGCGTATCTACGTCAACCGCATCCCGGGCACTGAATAACAATCCGCTGATTAAGGAAGAAACCCGTAAAAAATTGCAAGCGCTGGCCAAAAAGCACAATTTCAGTCTGAATGCTGCTGCCAGCCGATTGCGATTGCAAAAAACCAATGTGATAGCGGTACTGATTAACTTCGACGCTGAAACCGAGCAGTCCATCGATGACCCGTTTTTGTTGAAAGTGGTGAGCGATATTAATCTGGCGGTTAATCGCCAGGGGTATGAACTACTGCTCTCTAATTCTTACATGGCAGGTGATGACTGGCACGGTTATTTTATCGATGGTCGTAGGGCCGATGGGGTGATTGTGGTTGGTCAGGGTAAGCAGCAGGCGCGTATTGAACGTGCAGCCAGTGCTGGCACGCCGCTGGTGGTGTGGGGAGACCCCAAGACGGACGGGGATTACCCGATTGTGGGAAGTGACAACTACCTGGCTGGTTGCATGGCAACCCGGCATTTACTGGAGCAGGGCGCTCGTCGTTTGCTGTTTATGGGCGATCCGGCGCATGCCGAGCTGGCTGAGCGATATCGGGGCTTTTGCGAACAGATAAGTAAAGAGCCACAGGCAAGCGCTACCTTATTGAAAATCGACATCACCAGCCAGGCTGCGTATGAGGTTATCAACCAGACTTTATTGAGAGAAGGACTAAGCTTTGATGGCATCTTTGCATGCAGCGATATGGTTGCCCTAGGGGCAATGAAAGCACTCAAAGAGCGTTATGTTAGTATCCCAAACGACGTTCGTATGGTGGGATTTGATGATATTGCAATGGCGGACATCAGCTCGCCGTCGCTGACTTCCATACAGCAGAACACCCGCCTTGCCGGGCAGGTACTGGTTGATAAACTCCTGGCGCAATTGAAAGGTGACAAGCCTGATTCCACACAGCTTGAAGTGGAACTTGTTGTGCGCCAATCGAGCTAAGGCGCATCGCAAAGGTCAAATTAATCGCAGTGATATTTTTCGCAACCTCTGTTCGGTTCTGTGAACAAACCAAACAAATTTTCAATTTTAAA
This window of the Pseudoalteromonas rubra genome carries:
- a CDS encoding ABC transporter ATP-binding protein/permease; amino-acid sequence: MTTSLLTDHHVYPRSTLPGRERWHIEGLLNQPLLAKHLSSYMNKQVGMVKVTANPLTGRVLLLFDPSCWQTKTIRKLLKQAFQYSQKQTGCAESHSTPRHKGLAGIKQRLNENHLYSLVQRIEDEQCRVLRNTAIRASAINSFFKILSPIMTGLMISSVLSPIAVLTKLGLSQGAQLAFFTGAFGLSKGAESITAHHKNERWSKYSNEIDKKMSEQVFAHIQSLPMPYLDSQSPDKLQHLVSHDVDIIKRFLNYTPAEFTDKATTMLFSSVIILAISPVAFALCLLPVPFITRLNKRHQTSIREQANKTDDLTDSHRKVLSNNLNGLSTVKSFTAEHIEYERFCSAKDAASEHTVRLDRENSYYSSMNELIFVMGIMGPVVYGCMNVLRGGIGTTEFMVQIGIAPSILNSATGLEYGKSLYRDAHAAAARLDAVLNIAPEVISRDGQQQLTAGVGSIAFSDIHFGYSQHKVIKGVSFEVKANKKVAFVGPTGSGKSTLIKLLLGFYQAQQGQIYIDGNNIEQVSLKSLRQSIALVSQEPFLFNGTIYDNLVYGRPSATFDEVVAACKIAQAYEFIDAHPDGFNAQIGERGHKLSGGQRQRLSIARAVLKNAAILVLDEATSAVDNKTEAAIRQAVDLISHTCTVIIIAHRLSSIRYVDTIYHIKEGEISEAGTHEQLLARNGDYAALWQLQISEQKNSPAMR
- a CDS encoding DUF6559 family protein; amino-acid sequence: MFSLWQKKNSVKSIARQLPVRLVESYTRQEYYSVEQVTEVFSQVFSHDHNQAYAYAMFCSQADFDGLQTGLSYAEMRADVGKHCFHDWPRFNFESLLAYARSTYSDGGFIAGGEGGGADGGCG
- the lanKC gene encoding class III lanthionine synthetase LanKC, producing MGDAIDKRISVSDLPHFLFSQSKFFTKVQSYDVKDKSYLNIAEGILGDNWEIKRREAWYVAKPHSVELPRHGFKIHISLISSLTPEALKNILPVLAEFGVAFKFLVDAHIQDFFNSQACNKVSSGKFLTAYPASQAEFEAVIEALLTVTEAYYGPYILSDRAYKESRCVFYRYGTFAGNKECDVTGASKPVVINELTGETDLRLPYFQLPECITDPFPCPDDDSESELLNHRYEVVDALASHSSKGGVYLARDKKSGLTVVIKEARPYINRSLLNEHDAISGLIHEAHILRRLEHTGVTPKVVEVFKEWQHQFLVLEHIPFETLNYRDWENHNILINDQGEQALQLCQRYFLLLANIIKAVELVHQTGVIIGDIAPQNILIHPETLEVKLIDLEGAYDQLNEQFYARITSRGFSEYDKNKRRKPTVDEDWQAVSALCVHLLHPVCPLFALNPAIKNTYLSTLVKSHGLPECMSEVAMLLQAAQVDKVKQVIATTLRQLTASAAQTGLFERKRLNLDEGECTQLLKKMADGLAHFIDNPVGESTFPVDYRALSTHPYSVSYGQFGIFYYLRKYTNIVAEPLVQKAIDELMALNMANMPPGLYSGLSGIAWVMYECGYQSDATCLMKLVLKNDLRHDACDLFYGAAGWGLACLQFYSKTQQPEFLQGAKEAAEIITNQLNEHQGTLYYKNLDGQPYSGLLHGNAGIALFFLRLYQVTHNQEDLRLATRCLQFEIDRGERINNELVWRKNYNEKTTYPYLQFGSVGVGCVLLRFYSVTREAKYLALAQEIAQATQGKFCIYPGAFVGMSGIGTFFLDLYRVTKDAQYLREANSIAYRVSLYQCAVGEGVAFPGDKLAGLTTDYATGTVGVGFFLSRLLNDGQGRELFLDPDLSGLETCEQAAKVQLDSME
- a CDS encoding DUF6072 family protein, with the translated sequence MSVKRTNKEIAKDTACLAGEALLTPGVSLLAQGKGKLGLAHVGVGLAAKLALGPAGMLFVAANSYCLSKTGQSLFTQFTTKKGAGDQSLREDVSQALDKGQPIEQVIESVIEDVEDIYHEKKSS
- a CDS encoding S9 family peptidase, which encodes MIPLSVDISDASHFHENTTLTGLSCSYDGRYFLLSSDQSGCANVYRVATEVNRIEQLTHFATQPTFAISYFPRDSRFLYRQDQCGDELDHIWVHEPDGQRRDLTPGDGLKASFLQWSDSGEQFWLIHNQRDASVYDVYCYCAADYTNQRVFTNCDQVNVCDISRDGVWLACEQELSSRANQLVFYRLDTSKGKRCEYQPRYWVGKSDMQARHMIMSFAPDSQSVFYTSDLDCEHKNVWVLDLVTGKTAELIRLGWDVTAFYFSPSGRYQICEVNRNAKACLQVTDTNTQKPYLLSREEDAATGLCFSPDESRVGYYTESCVCPASLHIHYIDGSNDRLIQAQNPKLPQQRLVRAEVVHYRSFDGLSIPALLYRPSEASADNPAAAMLWIHGGPGDQSQQKFDPVIQHLVSNGYAVLAVNHRGSTGYGKTFFHMADRQHGDVDLEDCLYAKHYLSSLDWVDGQRIGIMGCSYGGFLALAALTFKPDIFALAINIFGVTNWLRTLNSIPPWMGGVRKRIYDVMGDPALEHQRLKQVSPLFHASQICRPLLVVQGKNDQRVLQIESDEIVQAVKRNGVPVEYLLFDDEGHGFNRRANLIAASNHYLNFLNQYL